In one Oryza glaberrima chromosome 2, OglaRS2, whole genome shotgun sequence genomic region, the following are encoded:
- the LOC127761966 gene encoding probable indole-3-pyruvate monooxygenase YUCCA10, translating to MEEVVVLIIGAGPAGLATAACLTLQHVAYAIIERESCTASLWRHRTYDRLKLHLAKEFCELPHMAYPSGTPTYVPRESFVEYLDSYTDRFGIQPRYDTSVESATYDQGKKHWAVLAQDTDTGVVARLTARFLIMATGEKNAASIPLVPGLAGFEGEAIHSSAYKSGNGYTGKSVLVVGAGNSGMEIVYDLATHGAHTSIVVRSPVHIMTKELIRFGMTMVQNLGLSVTIVDPLLVMAAKLIFWDLSKHGIMRPKMGPLLLKSQTGKSAVIDVGTAKLITRGVIDVLEGILKINANNVEFHCGRQIPFDAIVFATGYKSTVNTWLKNGESMFRNDGFPKKKFPNHWRGENGLYCAGFARRGLVSIAMDAKNIVDDIRATITWVLIADPKNCACYALFVEKFLDELIVQTISSSMSSASWMQGSSIEAHSLESSFHLIT from the exons ATGGAGGAGGTGGTTGTTCTCATCATCGGTGCGGGGCCGGCAGGCCTAGCGACGGCAGCATGCCTCACACTGCAACATGTCGCCTATGCCATTATTGAGCGTGAGTCATGCACCGCATCGTTATGGCGCCACCGTACCTATGACCGCCTCAAATTGCACCTCGCCAAGGAATTCTGCGAGTTGCCACACATGGCGTATCCCTCTGGCACGCCGACATACGTCCCCAGGGAGAGTTTTGTGGAATACCTAGACAGCTACACTGACCGATTTGGGATCCAACCAAGGTACGATACCTCTGTCGAGTCAGCAACATATGATCAAGGAAAGAAGCATTGGGCTGTGCTAGCACAGGACACTGACACCGGTGTTGTAGCAAGACTCACTGCACGGTTCCTCATCATGGCCACCGGTGAGAAAAACGCAGCAAGCATTCCACTAGTCCCTGGCCTCGCCGGGTTCGAGGGAGAAGCTATCCACTCATCAGCGTACAAATCCGGGAATGGCTATACTGGGAAGAGTGTGCTTGTTGTTGGTGCCGGGAATTCTGGCATGGAGATCGTCTACGACCTTGCCACACATGGCGCCCACACCTCCATAGTTGTTCGCAGCCCG GTACACATAATGACAAAAGAACTAATACGTTTTGGGATGACAATGGTGCAAAATCTAGGCCTATCAGTGACAATTGTGGACCCTCTTCTTGTAATGGcagcaaaattaattttttggGACTTGTCAAAGCATGGAATTATGAGGCCTAAAATGGGCCCTCTCTTACTGAAGTCACAAACTGGCAAATCTGCTGTCATTGATGTCGGCACTGCAAAATTAATAACTAGAGGAGTTATCGAC GTGCTCGAAGGAATATTGAAGATAAATGCAAACAATGTTGAATTTCATTGTGGGAGGCAAATTCCATTTGATGCCATTGTGTTTGCCACGGGCTACAAAAGCACAGTTAATACATGGCTAAAG AATGGTGAAAGCATGTTTAGAAATGATGGTTTTCCCAAGAAAAAATTTCCAAATCATTGGAGAGGTGAAAATGGGCTCTATTGTGCTGGGTTTGCAAGGAGAGGATTGGTCAGTATTGCCATGGATGCTAAGAATATTGTTGATGACATCAGAGCCACCAT AACTTGGGTGTTGATTGCTGATCCTAAGAACTGTGCTTGCTATGCACTTTTTGTTGAGAAGTTTCTTGATGAGCTCATTGTCCAGACTATATCATCCTCAATGTCTTCAGCAAGCTGGATGCAG GGAAGCTCCATTGAGGCCCATAGCCTAGAATCGTCTTTCCATTTGATCACGTAG
- the LOC127763452 gene encoding rop guanine nucleotide exchange factor 10-like, protein MVRFLRRHSLDKNSAQFHRQLSHDSSSSSSDTADMHEPHGNGSGGTPPLPNGRAAAAGAPRSRFGRDGPPSDLDVMKERFAKLLLGEDMSGTGKGVSSALALSNAITNLAASVFGEHRKLEPMAPDTKERWKKEVGWLLSVTDHIVEFVPTRQTAENGTTMEIMSTAQRRDLQMNVPALRKLDAMLIGYMDNFVDQSEFWYEKGGDNKRDDDKWWMPTVKVPAEGLSEVTRKWLQYQKECVNQVLKAAMAINAQVLVEMEIPEVYIESLPKKGKTSLGDAIYRSITDEEFDPIEFLEGVDLSTEHKVLDLKNRIEASTIIWKRKMQTKQEAKSSWGSIISFEKREQFEERAETILHLLKLQFPGTPQSQLDISKIQYNRDVGYAILESYSRVLESLAYSVMSRIEDVLGADAAAQNLTATEAARRLMDGDAAARKLDAMEELEKLNEAPASMTLYDFMGWHFDQDELMRKKEEGTLDEAGEAKLKKAPSLAPKKFSYVDSLSAGGMRSPSSRH, encoded by the exons ATGGTGCGGTTCCTCCGGCGCCATAGCCTCGACAAGAACAGCGCGCAGTTCCATCGCCAGCTGAGCcacgacagcagcagcagcagcagcgacaccGCCGACATGCACGAGCCTCACGGCAATGGCAGCGGGGGCACTCCCCCGCTGCCCAAcgggagagccgccgccgccggcgcgccgcgcTCCCGCTTCGGCCGCGACGGGCCGCCCTCCG ATTTGGACGTGATGAAGGAGAGGTTCGCGAAGCTCCTGCTGGGCGAGGACATGTCCGGCACCGGCAAGGGCGTGTCGTCGGCGCTGGCGCTGTCGAATGCGATCACGAACCTGGCGGCGTCCGTGTTCGGCGAGCACCGCAAGCTGGAGCCCATGGCGCCGGACACCAAGGAGCGGTGGAAGAAGGAGGTCGGGTGGCTCCTCTCCGTCACCGACCACATCGTCGAGTTCGTCCCCACCCGCCAGACCGCCGAGAACGGCACCACCATGGAGATCATGTCCACCGCCCAGCGCCGCGACCTCCAGATGAACGTCCCCGCCCTCCGCAAGCTCGACGCCATGCTCATC GGGTACATGGACAACTTCGTGGACCAGAGCGAGTTCTGGTACGAGAAGGGAGGGGACAACAAGAGGGACGACGACAAGTGGTGGATGCCGACGGTGAAGGTGCCGGCGGAGGGGCTATCGGAGGTGACGAGGAAGTGGCTGCAGTACCAGAAGGAGTGCGTGAACCAGGTGCTgaaggcggccatggcgatcAACGCGCAGGTGCTGGTGGAGATGGAGATCCCGGAGGTGTACATCGAGTCGCTGCCCAAGAAGGGCAAGACCAGCCTCGGCGACGCCATCTACCGGAGCATCACCGACGAGGAGTTCGACCCGATCGAGTTCCTGGAAGGCGTGGACCTGTCCACGGAGCACAAGGTGCTCGACCTCAAGAACCGCATCGAGGCGTCCACCATCATCTGGAAGCGCAAGATGCAGACCAAGCAGGAGGCCAAGTCGTCGTGGGGCTCCATCATCAGCTTCGAGAAGCGCGAGCAGTTCGAGGAGCGCGCCGAGACCATCCTCCACCTCCTCAAGCTCCAGTTCCCCGGCACCCCTCAGTCCCAGCTCGACATCTCCAAGATCCAATACAACCGG GACGTGGGGTACGCGATACTGGAGAGCTACTCGAGGGTGCTGGAGAGCCTGGCGTACAGCGTGATGTCGAGGATAGAGGACGTGCTGggggcggacgcggcggcgcagaacctgacggcgacggaggcggcgaggaggctgaTGGAcggggatgcggcggcgaggaagctgGACGCCATGGAGGAGCTGGAGAAGCTCAACGAGGCGCCGGCGTCCATGACGCTCTACGACTTCATGGGGTGGCACTTCGACCAGGACGAGCTCATGAGGAAGAAGGAGGAAGGCACCCtcgacgaggccggcgaggccAAGCTCAAGAAGGCCCCCAGCCTCGCCCCCAAGAAGTTCTCCTACGTCGACAGCCTCTCCGCCGGCGGCATGAGGAGCCCCTCCTCGCGCCACtg